The following coding sequences are from one Bifidobacterium sp. window:
- the nrdG gene encoding anaerobic ribonucleoside-triphosphate reductase activating protein, producing the protein MSGSFIATAPGRRDFAHGEPGRGPGVPSGLTNNPKAGQWDGRKLSRGIVADYKRFVVTDGEGIRCSIYVSGCPFHCEGCWNSSIWNFRSGHPYTPELEDQILADMALPYVQGLTLLGGEPMLNTPMLNPLLHKIRERFGHSKDIWCWTGYTWEELMRQGETPDKAELLSMVDVLVDGRFLESEKNSLLQFRGSSNQRVIDVPKSVEAGSPVIWAKLHDQERFIPELYGKDRDEEQKA; encoded by the coding sequence ATGAGTGGATCATTCATTGCAACCGCCCCTGGTCGGCGTGATTTCGCACACGGTGAGCCAGGACGTGGCCCAGGGGTGCCTTCCGGATTGACGAATAATCCTAAGGCAGGTCAGTGGGATGGTAGAAAGCTCAGCAGAGGAATAGTAGCCGATTACAAGCGTTTTGTTGTCACTGATGGTGAAGGTATCAGATGTTCTATCTATGTCAGTGGATGTCCGTTTCACTGTGAAGGCTGTTGGAATTCTTCTATATGGAATTTTCGTTCGGGGCATCCCTATACGCCTGAACTTGAGGATCAGATATTAGCCGATATGGCATTGCCTTATGTGCAAGGTCTGACGCTACTTGGCGGTGAGCCGATGCTGAACACGCCAATGTTGAACCCGTTGCTGCATAAAATTCGTGAGCGTTTTGGGCATAGCAAAGACATCTGGTGCTGGACTGGCTACACCTGGGAAGAGTTGATGAGACAGGGTGAAACGCCAGATAAGGCCGAGTTGCTCTCTATGGTTGATGTCTTGGTGGATGGACGATTCTTGGAATCTGAGAAGAATAGTTTGCTTCAATTTAGAGGTTCGTCAAATCAGCGTGTTATTGATGTGCCGAAATCTGTTGAAGCGGGTAGCCCAGTCATTTGGGCAAAATTGCACGATCAAGAGCGATTCATACCTGAACTATATGGTAAAGATCGCGACGAAGAGCAAAAGGCTTAG
- the gltX gene encoding glutamate--tRNA ligase yields the protein MTQETSQQDSITVSADAKAGRSSTTDFPSNVRVRFCPSPTGTPHVGMVRTALFNWAEARHTKGTFVFRIEDTDAARDSQESYEQIIDALRWLGLDWDEGIEVGGPDGPYRQSERTEIYKSVATKLLDAGYAYESFSTSEEIEARNLAAGRPKAFGYDGYDRTLTDEQKQAFRNEGRKPAIRIRMPEDDVAFDDLIRGEIVFKAGSVPDYVIVRPNGDPLYTLTNPVDDAMMRINVVLRGEDLLSSTPRQIVLYRALIELGIAQEMPLFGHMPYVMGEGKKKLSKRDPESNLFLHREHGFIPEGLLNYLALLGWSIGPDRDVFSMKELAEHFDIRDVKANPAHFDIDKAIAINAEHIRMLEPDDFLGRAIPYLHRDGVVSADSWDALTDRERNILQAAAPLIQPRVRLLSEVAGMAGSLLSTAEYLEPEADARKQLKATAGEVLEKAVATLEEVPEGEWHTDALHELLSKVLVEEGGYKPRLAFGPIRVAVSGRRVSPPLFESMEIIGKPVTLARLRSLQNNL from the coding sequence ATGACCCAAGAGACTTCTCAACAAGATTCAATAACGGTTTCAGCAGATGCTAAGGCAGGCCGGTCGAGCACCACTGATTTTCCAAGTAATGTACGTGTTCGTTTTTGCCCATCGCCGACCGGAACACCTCATGTGGGTATGGTGCGTACAGCCCTATTCAATTGGGCTGAAGCTCGTCATACCAAGGGTACTTTCGTGTTTCGTATTGAAGATACTGATGCAGCACGTGACTCTCAAGAAAGCTACGAGCAAATTATCGATGCGCTCCGGTGGCTTGGGCTGGACTGGGATGAGGGTATAGAGGTTGGCGGTCCTGATGGCCCATATCGTCAGTCAGAACGAACCGAGATTTATAAGAGCGTTGCAACAAAGTTGCTTGACGCAGGTTATGCTTACGAGTCTTTCTCAACCAGTGAGGAAATCGAAGCTCGTAACCTTGCCGCGGGGCGTCCCAAAGCCTTCGGATATGACGGCTATGACCGGACATTGACCGATGAGCAGAAGCAGGCCTTCCGTAACGAGGGAAGAAAGCCAGCAATTCGTATCCGCATGCCAGAGGATGATGTAGCCTTCGATGATCTTATCCGCGGAGAAATTGTTTTTAAGGCAGGTTCAGTACCTGACTATGTCATAGTCAGGCCCAATGGTGATCCACTCTACACACTAACTAATCCGGTTGATGACGCTATGATGCGCATTAATGTAGTGCTACGCGGTGAAGATTTGTTGAGTTCTACTCCCAGACAGATTGTGCTCTACCGTGCGTTGATTGAGCTCGGCATTGCTCAGGAGATGCCGCTCTTTGGCCATATGCCCTATGTCATGGGCGAAGGCAAGAAGAAACTTTCGAAGAGAGATCCGGAGTCCAACCTCTTCCTTCATCGAGAGCACGGTTTTATTCCTGAAGGATTGTTGAACTACCTCGCTCTGCTGGGATGGTCAATTGGGCCTGACCGCGATGTGTTTAGTATGAAGGAGTTAGCTGAGCACTTCGATATACGCGACGTTAAAGCTAATCCTGCACACTTTGATATTGATAAGGCTATAGCCATCAATGCTGAACATATTCGCATGCTAGAGCCTGATGATTTCTTAGGTCGCGCAATTCCATACCTGCATCGTGACGGTGTGGTTTCTGCAGACTCATGGGATGCATTGACGGACCGTGAGCGCAACATTTTGCAAGCAGCTGCGCCGTTAATTCAGCCGCGTGTGCGTCTGCTAAGTGAGGTTGCAGGCATGGCTGGGAGTTTGTTGAGCACAGCAGAATATCTGGAGCCCGAAGCTGATGCGCGCAAACAGCTTAAGGCAACTGCAGGTGAGGTGCTTGAGAAGGCCGTTGCTACATTGGAAGAGGTCCCAGAAGGCGAATGGCACACAGATGCACTCCATGAGCTGCTGAGCAAGGTTCTGGTTGAGGAGGGTGGATATAAGCCAAGACTCGCATTTGGACCTATTCGTGTAGCAGTTTCAGGTCGGCGTGTTTCGCCACCGTTGTTTGAATCTATGGAGATTATCGGTAAACCTGTGACACTCGCAAGACTGCGCAGCTTGCAAAACAACTTATAA
- a CDS encoding MFS transporter — MVNQIGHALRDISNRVFGGYAELLRMPHTARFAIGSVIASMPFPMIGMTITISVQHYYGSYALAGALTAVQAIALAIVGPLLGKLVDKFGQRQVSIPTVIIWIIASIALISSITAKAPEWVLYCITPFLAAIPPWGAMSRGRWTHLLKGDRVRTDRALSLSGVFDECMWVIGNPLASILAVISGLLAFSFTGVCVIVGALMILTELSTEPPSQSQLAREAGITRKEYRERESAKAAELQGEIGKQSIWGPGLIAVCVTWFGLGAFQSAAAISIVSFAREQSMEQYTGFVFACFSLSSLLGAILYGAKNWVIPLWKRFYFCLLVVNLGIGTFLFAKHLWVIMIIYLIIGVCQAPTWINGNQLILHLVPPTRFTEGVAWMGAMNAIGASVGSAVAGQFIDKFGSHGGFAVVTGLALASLVIAFIGLQQIRTSTEKPTLTQVTV, encoded by the coding sequence ATGGTCAATCAGATCGGTCACGCTCTGCGAGACATCAGCAATCGCGTTTTCGGAGGGTACGCGGAATTACTGCGCATGCCTCATACAGCGCGCTTTGCAATTGGTTCAGTAATCGCGTCAATGCCCTTCCCGATGATTGGCATGACCATCACTATTTCAGTGCAACATTATTATGGCAGCTATGCTCTTGCAGGTGCACTCACTGCTGTACAAGCTATCGCCTTGGCAATTGTGGGTCCGTTACTAGGCAAGCTTGTCGATAAATTCGGGCAACGACAAGTCTCTATACCAACGGTCATCATCTGGATTATCGCATCAATAGCTCTTATCAGTAGCATCACCGCTAAAGCGCCTGAATGGGTGTTGTACTGCATTACTCCCTTCCTTGCTGCTATTCCACCGTGGGGCGCTATGAGTCGTGGGCGATGGACACATTTACTCAAAGGTGACCGTGTACGAACCGACCGTGCATTGTCATTGTCAGGAGTATTTGACGAATGTATGTGGGTTATAGGTAATCCTCTCGCTTCAATATTGGCTGTCATTTCAGGACTCTTAGCTTTCTCATTCACTGGAGTGTGTGTAATTGTTGGGGCTCTGATGATTCTTACCGAACTCAGTACTGAACCTCCATCGCAATCCCAGCTCGCACGTGAAGCTGGTATAACGCGAAAGGAATACCGCGAGCGCGAATCCGCAAAAGCAGCCGAACTCCAAGGTGAAATTGGTAAACAATCAATCTGGGGACCTGGACTTATTGCAGTTTGCGTGACTTGGTTTGGTCTTGGAGCTTTCCAAAGCGCAGCCGCCATTTCTATTGTGTCTTTTGCACGCGAGCAAAGCATGGAACAATATACCGGTTTTGTATTTGCTTGCTTCTCATTAAGCTCGCTGCTAGGCGCGATTTTATATGGTGCTAAAAACTGGGTGATTCCGCTATGGAAACGCTTTTACTTCTGTCTGTTGGTGGTAAACCTCGGCATCGGAACATTTTTGTTCGCTAAGCACCTTTGGGTAATTATGATTATTTATCTCATTATCGGTGTATGCCAAGCGCCTACTTGGATCAATGGCAATCAATTGATTCTGCATTTAGTACCACCCACCAGATTCACTGAAGGTGTTGCTTGGATGGGAGCGATGAATGCTATCGGTGCATCAGTCGGATCGGCCGTCGCTGGGCAATTCATCGATAAGTTCGGCTCGCATGGTGGCTTTGCTGTGGTAACTGGACTTGCACTGGCATCCTTGGTTATAGCATTTATAGGGCTGCAGCAGATTCGCACTAGCACCGAGAAGCCAACACTCACACAAGTCACGGTTTAA
- a CDS encoding histidine phosphatase family protein, whose protein sequence is MTTTKVSLVRHGEVFNPEHVLYERLPDFHLSTRGQRMARATAQYIAQQPTLNNAVALFSSPLDRTCETSDAILEALNEEREKHGEDPLTVTLDDRIIEAGNEFRGKRIGHGDGAVWRRNNIKLLHNLWKPSWGETYQQIAQRVGDFVYEKVDEYPGEHIIAISHESPIWTFRHLLEKGRAEHNMMMRHTGLASITTITFDNATKLPVSIEYADPAAAVI, encoded by the coding sequence ATGACAACGACGAAGGTGAGCTTAGTTCGTCACGGTGAGGTGTTTAACCCAGAACATGTGTTGTATGAGCGTCTTCCTGATTTCCATCTTTCCACGCGCGGGCAACGTATGGCGCGAGCAACTGCGCAGTATATAGCTCAACAACCAACACTCAACAATGCTGTCGCACTATTTTCGTCTCCTTTAGACCGCACCTGTGAGACTTCTGATGCAATTCTTGAAGCGCTTAATGAGGAACGCGAGAAGCATGGTGAAGATCCTCTGACGGTTACCTTGGATGACCGCATTATTGAGGCAGGGAACGAGTTCAGAGGTAAACGTATCGGTCATGGAGATGGTGCGGTATGGCGAAGAAACAATATCAAACTATTGCATAACCTCTGGAAACCTAGTTGGGGGGAAACGTATCAGCAGATTGCGCAACGTGTGGGCGATTTTGTCTATGAAAAAGTCGACGAATACCCGGGCGAACACATTATCGCGATCAGCCACGAATCCCCGATTTGGACTTTCCGGCATCTGTTAGAAAAAGGTAGAGCAGAACATAACATGATGATGAGGCATACAGGTCTAGCTTCAATAACTACCATTACTTTCGATAATGCAACAAAGTTGCCTGTTTCCATTGAGTATGCAGACCCAGCTGCTGCTGTTATCTAA
- the nrdD gene encoding anaerobic ribonucleoside-triphosphate reductase: MESQLLDNDASVVEENVETGKRAGGILVEKRDGRIVDFDPVNIVSAVESAYQDSGEEVGPQESQTIHAIAEQVEGEVRDRYTKPVKIEDIQNLVEHALINGHHYEIARSYTTYRLSRDIDRAKATDVNEAVKRLTSRDESLVRENANKDSNVYATQRDLLAGAVSKASALTMLPKEVANAHLKGDIHFHDADYSPFTPMTNCSLPDFGDMLKHGFALGNAMMDSPKSIGTASTQITQIIKDIAGCQYGGQTVNRCDEMLEPYAMLDYRKNLDMAEAVIPDNAPLEVARKSVENLKAKEPGWLHFENREALPADTPFDHDAPELEQIRQEYAKILTRKNIYDAMQTMEYQINSNRVSNGQTPFVTVGFGLGTSWFSREIQRAILLIRIRGLGKERHTAIFPKLVFTIKHGINADEGDSNYDLKELALECATKRMYPDVVFYDNIVKITGSFKAPMGCRSFLQGWIDPKTGEDVEDGRMNLGVVTVNIPRIALESRGDQDRFWKIFDQRMDVAHHAMQFRIMRCKQATPINAPTLFQYGAFGRLEASEKVDSLFRDERSTISLGYIGLYEATAVFFGKDWMKDHSWDEEGKEFALSIVRRMNQLCAQWAKTERYHYSVYSTPAESLTDRFARMDKEKFGSVEGVTDHDFYTNSFHYPVWLRPTPMEKLSYERDFPYLASGGFINYCEFPTLQQNPKALEAVWDFAYGIGIGYLGTNTPIDHCFECGFEGDFEPTEEGFKCPECGNSDPAKCNVTKRTCGYLGNPVQRPMVHGRHEEIAHRVKHMAGETGHVVLKDGSTKEWWDDAK; this comes from the coding sequence ATGGAGAGTCAGCTGCTAGATAACGACGCAAGCGTCGTTGAAGAGAATGTTGAAACCGGCAAAAGGGCTGGTGGGATTCTCGTTGAAAAAAGGGACGGAAGGATTGTAGATTTCGACCCCGTCAACATCGTTAGCGCCGTCGAATCGGCATATCAGGATTCCGGCGAAGAAGTTGGTCCTCAGGAAAGCCAAACCATTCATGCTATTGCTGAGCAGGTTGAAGGTGAGGTGCGTGATAGATACACCAAGCCCGTCAAAATTGAAGATATCCAAAACCTGGTCGAGCATGCATTAATTAACGGTCATCATTATGAGATTGCTCGTTCCTACACGACCTACCGGCTGAGCCGTGATATTGATCGTGCAAAAGCTACTGATGTTAACGAGGCAGTGAAGCGACTGACCAGTAGAGATGAATCGTTGGTGCGTGAAAACGCTAACAAAGACAGCAATGTGTATGCCACACAGCGGGATTTGCTCGCAGGTGCAGTCAGTAAAGCTTCAGCGCTCACGATGTTGCCAAAAGAGGTTGCTAACGCACACCTTAAAGGCGATATCCATTTTCATGACGCTGACTATTCGCCATTCACGCCAATGACGAATTGCTCGCTACCTGATTTTGGTGACATGTTGAAGCATGGATTCGCGCTGGGTAACGCGATGATGGACTCACCTAAATCGATTGGTACAGCCTCGACTCAGATTACTCAGATCATCAAAGACATTGCCGGATGTCAATATGGCGGTCAGACCGTAAATCGGTGTGACGAGATGCTTGAGCCTTATGCGATGCTGGATTATCGCAAGAATCTCGATATGGCTGAAGCAGTGATTCCTGATAATGCTCCTCTTGAGGTTGCTCGTAAGAGTGTCGAAAACCTGAAGGCCAAGGAACCAGGGTGGTTGCATTTTGAGAACCGCGAGGCTCTTCCTGCTGATACGCCTTTTGACCACGATGCTCCTGAGCTTGAGCAGATTCGACAAGAATATGCCAAAATTCTCACTCGTAAGAATATTTACGATGCAATGCAGACGATGGAGTATCAGATTAATTCCAATCGTGTGAGCAATGGTCAAACACCATTCGTTACGGTTGGTTTTGGATTAGGGACCTCGTGGTTCTCTAGAGAAATTCAGCGAGCGATTTTGCTGATTCGCATTAGGGGACTTGGCAAGGAACGCCATACTGCTATCTTCCCGAAGTTGGTGTTTACCATTAAGCATGGCATCAATGCCGATGAGGGTGATTCGAATTACGATTTGAAGGAACTCGCTCTCGAATGTGCTACCAAGCGTATGTATCCTGACGTGGTGTTCTATGACAACATCGTCAAGATCACGGGTTCTTTCAAGGCTCCTATGGGCTGCAGAAGCTTCTTACAAGGATGGATTGATCCTAAGACCGGTGAGGATGTCGAGGATGGTCGTATGAATCTCGGCGTTGTCACTGTTAATATCCCACGTATCGCCTTGGAATCTCGAGGTGACCAGGATCGTTTCTGGAAGATTTTTGATCAGCGCATGGATGTGGCACATCACGCTATGCAGTTTAGAATTATGCGCTGCAAGCAGGCAACACCTATTAATGCTCCGACGTTATTCCAGTACGGTGCATTCGGCCGCCTTGAGGCAAGTGAAAAAGTGGATTCACTTTTCCGCGATGAACGATCGACGATTTCTTTGGGCTATATCGGTCTTTACGAAGCCACTGCCGTGTTCTTTGGCAAGGACTGGATGAAGGATCACTCCTGGGATGAGGAGGGTAAAGAATTTGCGTTGAGCATTGTACGCAGAATGAACCAGCTCTGTGCACAATGGGCTAAGACCGAGCGCTACCACTATTCCGTATACTCCACTCCTGCTGAGAGCCTTACTGACCGCTTTGCTCGCATGGATAAGGAGAAGTTTGGATCAGTGGAGGGTGTGACTGATCATGACTTCTACACCAATAGCTTCCACTATCCAGTCTGGCTGCGTCCTACTCCGATGGAGAAGCTGAGTTATGAACGTGACTTCCCATATCTTGCTAGTGGTGGGTTCATCAACTATTGTGAATTCCCAACGCTGCAACAGAATCCGAAAGCACTAGAAGCTGTCTGGGATTTTGCTTACGGCATTGGTATTGGTTATCTCGGTACCAATACTCCTATAGATCATTGCTTTGAATGTGGTTTTGAGGGTGATTTCGAGCCCACTGAAGAAGGATTTAAGTGCCCTGAATGTGGTAACAGTGACCCAGCCAAGTGCAATGTAACTAAGCGCACATGTGGTTATCTTGGTAATCCTGTGCAGCGTCCGATGGTTCACGGGCGTCATGAGGAGATTGCTCATCGCGTCAAGCATATGGCGGGTGAAACGGGCCATGTGGTACTCAAAGATGGTTCCACCAAGGAATGGTGGGATGACGCCAAGTGA
- a CDS encoding GtrA family protein, with translation MKKLIAQIAKFGVVGVIAFIIDFGILNLLVRYAHMNNVSAGTISFLVSLAVNYLLSMSIVFKHRDDMARWLEIVIFFISAAIGLLINDAVLWMGTASLPADAIETMHGTYVLYTNIAKLVATVIVSVWNFIIRKWLLDAPSPEENVNTDSFAHRLGRWSLQHNPFPAKPMIK, from the coding sequence GTGAAAAAACTCATCGCTCAGATTGCGAAATTCGGTGTTGTCGGGGTTATCGCTTTCATTATTGATTTTGGTATCCTTAACCTCCTCGTTCGTTATGCTCATATGAACAACGTTTCCGCAGGAACCATTTCTTTTTTGGTCTCTCTTGCGGTTAACTATCTACTGAGCATGTCTATAGTCTTTAAGCACAGAGACGATATGGCACGGTGGCTAGAAATCGTCATTTTCTTTATTTCAGCTGCCATAGGACTATTAATTAATGATGCGGTTTTATGGATGGGGACGGCTTCACTTCCCGCTGACGCGATAGAAACCATGCATGGGACATATGTGCTGTATACCAACATAGCCAAACTCGTGGCTACAGTCATCGTATCGGTTTGGAACTTTATCATCCGCAAATGGCTACTCGATGCTCCCTCACCCGAGGAAAACGTCAACACCGATTCATTTGCACATCGTTTAGGTCGCTGGTCACTACAACATAATCCTTTCCCCGCTAAACCTATGATCAAGTAG
- a CDS encoding YoaK family protein translates to MINKVGNVYRTVVSRDEKDGPLPLLLTMLTFVTGMVDAFSYLLLGRVFVANITGSLMFLGFALGGAPGFYWKSYIFALVPFLLAAASGGLLIKAFGRHRGRHLLASLLLQDAVVAVALIVSVVLPINQTYTMEALTVLLAISFGLQNSTVRALRVPDMTTTVLTLTMTGIASDLSKTGSGRAQLGRRSASIASMFIGAIVGTVLIRFAQYWLVLVIAFIVIMLCTLLSLRLRNSKAPWTQRKPL, encoded by the coding sequence GTGATCAATAAAGTCGGTAATGTGTATCGCACCGTGGTGTCCAGGGACGAGAAAGACGGTCCTTTACCGTTGTTGTTGACCATGCTGACTTTTGTAACAGGCATGGTAGATGCCTTCAGCTATTTGCTACTCGGTAGAGTGTTCGTAGCTAATATCACCGGTAGCCTTATGTTCCTTGGCTTTGCGCTGGGAGGGGCACCAGGATTTTATTGGAAATCCTATATCTTCGCATTAGTGCCATTTTTGCTAGCGGCCGCCTCTGGAGGCTTACTGATCAAAGCATTTGGCAGACATCGAGGCAGACATTTGCTGGCATCACTGTTGTTGCAGGATGCTGTTGTAGCGGTGGCACTGATCGTTTCGGTAGTACTGCCGATTAATCAGACCTATACGATGGAAGCGTTGACGGTTTTACTCGCAATATCCTTCGGCTTACAGAATTCTACGGTACGAGCACTGCGCGTTCCCGATATGACAACTACTGTGCTGACATTAACTATGACGGGCATAGCTTCAGATCTCAGTAAGACTGGTTCCGGACGTGCGCAGTTAGGGCGCAGATCGGCATCTATAGCGAGTATGTTCATCGGAGCCATCGTTGGCACGGTACTTATTCGTTTTGCCCAGTACTGGCTCGTGCTAGTTATTGCTTTCATAGTTATTATGTTGTGCACTCTGTTATCTCTTCGTTTGCGCAATTCCAAAGCTCCTTGGACTCAACGTAAACCTTTATAG
- a CDS encoding DUF805 domain-containing protein yields the protein MSEPTNSGRPEPREGSQQQPEFGQYAPAQESYTHRSSSDDQPQYGQRIPQYGQQGYPLAPLPQVPPQFDTNGNVFGQQPSSDSPWYGIGFGHAIQRFFTKYAVFSGRASRGEVWWLVLFNILVTMALSPLGLISPTVNTWAGYIWEAAVFIPWLAVGARRLHDANISGWWIVLPNALTYGGSLAMQFFVSDDIQEFANYVVTHNTIEGYPQDIQTTLALASVLVLMTLAGTILWVIFMCLSSKSAGARFDKIQPSQFGNNSQLQDQTSMPNSSTYDPQQPNFHQAG from the coding sequence ATGTCCGAACCCACAAACTCAGGTCGACCAGAACCCCGCGAGGGTTCTCAACAGCAACCAGAATTTGGACAATACGCGCCAGCTCAAGAGTCGTACACACATCGCTCATCTAGTGATGATCAACCCCAATATGGGCAGCGCATCCCTCAATATGGGCAACAGGGATATCCGCTCGCACCACTACCTCAAGTTCCACCGCAGTTTGACACCAACGGCAATGTCTTCGGTCAACAGCCGTCAAGTGATTCACCGTGGTATGGCATCGGATTCGGTCATGCTATTCAACGATTCTTTACCAAGTACGCCGTTTTTTCTGGTAGAGCTTCGCGTGGCGAAGTCTGGTGGCTCGTGCTATTCAATATTCTCGTCACCATGGCGCTATCGCCCCTTGGGCTTATCTCCCCGACTGTCAACACCTGGGCCGGATACATCTGGGAGGCCGCAGTCTTCATTCCGTGGTTAGCTGTTGGTGCTCGTCGCCTACACGATGCGAACATTAGCGGTTGGTGGATCGTGCTACCAAACGCTTTAACGTATGGCGGCTCATTGGCTATGCAATTCTTCGTTTCTGACGATATTCAGGAATTTGCAAACTATGTAGTAACCCATAACACGATAGAAGGGTACCCACAAGATATCCAGACAACCCTTGCTTTGGCATCGGTGTTAGTTCTGATGACTCTTGCAGGCACCATACTGTGGGTAATCTTCATGTGTCTGAGTAGCAAATCCGCAGGTGCGCGATTCGACAAGATTCAACCATCACAGTTTGGCAATAACTCACAGCTTCAGGACCAAACAAGTATGCCGAACAGTTCTACGTATGACCCTCAGCAGCCAAATTTTCATCAGGCTGGATGA
- a CDS encoding ABC transporter substrate-binding protein, translating to MGKHTQGARRIGRAVAALCGLSLIAAATACSSTNSTSGSDNPTISFMLDWTPNTNHVGIYAAEALGYYKDAGVNVQILPTAQAGAESSVENKVADIGFTTLSNVAAFNAQGGSLRYVFDLTQKPVARWCSLASRTDIHTPKDFDGKTFVSFGSAEQTAVVRQMIKSAGGTGDFQTATAGTNTFQTLSSGKGDFGGFYVTWENVESELHGPALNCFVASDWGVPGNPDQLGFAVNSSWLKDSNNQQSLRSFMSATLKGYDYALSHPDAAAQLLVKQAKEANLDATLAKTSMEDIVKGGYWTNSPNGTAISGKLNMQESQDYLDFQQSAGTYTDASGKKAAKAPQVSELATNSYVQR from the coding sequence TTGGGAAAGCACACACAAGGTGCCCGCCGTATAGGTAGGGCAGTCGCAGCACTGTGCGGTTTATCACTCATAGCTGCTGCCACAGCTTGTTCAAGCACAAATTCAACTAGCGGCAGCGATAATCCAACAATCTCGTTCATGCTGGATTGGACGCCAAATACCAACCACGTCGGCATATATGCAGCTGAAGCTCTGGGATATTACAAAGATGCAGGTGTGAACGTCCAGATATTGCCAACAGCCCAGGCCGGGGCAGAAAGCTCTGTCGAAAATAAGGTAGCTGACATCGGCTTTACTACCTTAAGTAATGTAGCGGCTTTCAATGCTCAGGGTGGATCGCTCCGCTACGTATTTGACCTAACCCAAAAGCCTGTTGCACGTTGGTGCTCGTTGGCATCACGAACCGACATTCACACGCCAAAAGATTTTGATGGCAAAACCTTTGTTAGTTTCGGATCAGCTGAGCAAACAGCCGTAGTACGGCAGATGATTAAATCAGCAGGCGGCACCGGTGACTTCCAGACCGCAACTGCCGGTACCAACACTTTCCAAACATTAAGCAGCGGGAAAGGAGATTTTGGCGGCTTCTATGTAACATGGGAGAATGTCGAAAGCGAGTTACACGGCCCTGCTCTCAATTGTTTTGTTGCCTCTGATTGGGGTGTCCCTGGCAATCCAGATCAGCTCGGTTTCGCTGTGAATTCTTCATGGTTAAAGGATTCTAACAATCAACAGTCTTTACGATCCTTTATGTCAGCAACCCTCAAAGGTTATGATTATGCACTTTCTCACCCTGATGCTGCAGCTCAACTACTGGTGAAACAGGCTAAGGAAGCAAATCTAGATGCCACACTCGCGAAAACTTCGATGGAGGATATCGTTAAAGGTGGCTATTGGACGAACTCGCCGAATGGAACAGCTATATCTGGAAAGCTGAATATGCAGGAAAGTCAGGACTACCTTGATTTCCAGCAATCTGCTGGAACATACACTGATGCCTCAGGAAAGAAGGCAGCCAAAGCTCCGCAAGTCTCTGAACTAGCAACCAACAGTTACGTGCAACGGTAA
- a CDS encoding ABC transporter permease: protein MYSHSSSGPHTASAPQQRSTHQSVRRVVPATLLLLVLLVLWEVYVRCSGISPRTVPAPSAIFTATVDTFPELITASAITAYEGIAGFAVAVLLGIGLGLGMYMWRSIQDSIYPILAAAQTIPLITIAPLFIIWFGFEPIGKVVITAIFATFPIAIQTFRGCKAVPQFFADVALTCGATRAWTLWHVTLRVAAPQIFTGLRVSAAYVFATAATAEYLGARNGLGIWLQAAFNSFRTPLIFSATAVIVILTGLLLGFISLCEWLLIGFDDTKE, encoded by the coding sequence ATGTACTCCCACAGTTCAAGCGGTCCACACACTGCTTCAGCGCCGCAACAACGCTCTACTCATCAATCTGTGCGTCGAGTAGTACCAGCGACACTATTATTGCTGGTACTACTCGTGCTCTGGGAAGTATATGTACGATGTTCTGGAATTTCCCCGCGCACCGTACCAGCGCCAAGTGCAATTTTTACTGCAACAGTTGATACTTTCCCTGAACTGATTACTGCTAGCGCTATCACAGCATATGAGGGCATAGCAGGTTTTGCTGTCGCGGTATTGCTTGGCATTGGATTAGGCCTAGGCATGTATATGTGGAGATCAATTCAGGATAGTATCTACCCAATCCTCGCCGCAGCTCAGACAATCCCCTTGATTACTATCGCACCACTATTCATCATTTGGTTTGGTTTCGAGCCTATAGGCAAAGTAGTTATCACCGCTATATTCGCAACATTCCCTATAGCTATTCAAACTTTTCGGGGCTGTAAGGCTGTTCCACAATTCTTTGCAGATGTTGCATTGACATGTGGTGCTACCAGAGCATGGACCCTATGGCATGTAACCCTGCGCGTCGCCGCACCACAAATTTTTACTGGTTTACGCGTTAGTGCCGCATATGTATTTGCAACTGCAGCCACGGCCGAATACCTAGGTGCGCGTAACGGTTTGGGCATCTGGTTACAGGCAGCTTTCAACTCCTTCCGTACACCCCTTATCTTTTCTGCCACGGCGGTCATTGTTATACTCACTGGGCTACTGCTTGGATTCATCAGCTTGTGTGAGTGGCTGTTGATAGGGTTTGACGATACGAAGGAATGA